GCGGCCTGGACCTTGAGGGGGGCGCGGGCCTTCTCCCCCCTTAGGGTGACGTAGCGGTACTCCAGGAGGGTTTCGGGGTTCGCCCGCCACTCCTCCTTGGGGATCTCCACCGGGGTGGGCTCGAGGGCCGGGGAGAGGACCTCCACCTCCTTGGCCTGGACCTCGAGGCCCCCCGGGGCTTTTGGGTTTTCCACCACCAGGCCCCGCACCCTTAGGGCGGACTCAGGTAAAGGGAGCTTGAGCCCCCCGGTGACCACCTGGACGACGCCGCTTCGGTCCCGGAGGAGGAGGAACTGGACCTTGCCCAGGTCTCTTCGCCAGTGGAGGAAGCCCAGAAGCTCCACCTCTTGGCCCACGTGCGCTTTGAGGTCCCGTACCAGTACCCGCATGGCGTGCCCCCTTTCCTAAGCCTTGGCCCCCCCGGCCAAGGGGAGCCGGGGGGGCCAGGCCTTGCCCCCCTTAGCGCTCGTTGTTGCGAAGGCGAGGGCGCATGTTGGGCCTAAGTTTAGGGGTTTTCCCCCGGAGGGTCAAGCCGTTCAAAGGCGAGGACCAGATGGGGAAGCTCCTCGGGGCCCGCCACGGCGAAGAAGTTCTCCTCCACCTCCCAGCGGGCCGCCCACTGCCCCGCCACCCCGGCGAGGGCGAGGGGCCTCGCCTCCTCCTTGAGGAAGCGCTTGCGCCTCAGGCGGAGGTCCCCCTTTTCCCCGTAGAAGACCTGGTAGACCACCCCGCCCCGGCGCTTCTCCCCGTAAACGCCCCCCTCTATGGGGCTCACCTCGTAGCCCAGGGCCTTAAGGGCCTCCATCCACCACCTCCAGGTTCTCCGGGCCTTCCAGGACGATCTCGTAGTAGCCGGCGTAGAGGACGATCCTCCCCCGGGCCCGCACCCGCTTCCCCAGGTAGCTTTCGGGGAAGGGCTGGCGGAAGAGGCCGTAGCTCCTCGGGAAGACCACCAGGCGGAGGTCGCTTTCCCCGGGGCCGAACTTGAGGAAGGCCACCGTGCCCCGTTCCTCCACCGCCTGGATCACCCCCTCCACCGTGGCCACGCGGCCGAAGTACCGGGGGGCCTCCTGCCAGGGGATGACCCCCTCCACCGGGGGGAGGGCGAAGGGGTTTTCCGGAAGGGCCTTCTCCCAGTCCCCTTCCATCACGGAAAGGAGCCTCCTAAAGGCCTCGGGGGCCTCCCGGGCGGCGAGGCGCACGGCGAGCTCCCGGTTGGCCTGGATGGAGTTGGCGCTCAGGTTGAGGCTTCCCAAAAGGGCCTCTTCCCCGTCCCGCACCAGGACCTTGGCGTGGACGTAGGGGTCGGGGAGGAAGCGCACCAGGGCCCCCGCCTCCTTGAGCCTCAGGGCCCCCGCCAGGAAGTAGGTGTCCCCGGGCTCCTGGGGGCTTCCCAGGATCCGGACCCGCACCCCCCGGCCCAGGGCCTCCTTCAGGGCGGCCTCCACCTCGGGGTCGGCCATGGCCTGGTGCTCCAGGAAAAGCTCCCTTTGGGCCCCCCGGATGAGGGCGAGGAGGGTTTCCCGGGCGTTCCCCTCCTTCACCCCGCCCAGGACGCGGCTTGGCGCCCAGACGAGCAGGGCTCGGGAGAGGTCCAGCCTTTGCCCCTCCCAGTCGGCCTCAAAGACCCTGGCGATCTCGGCCACCTGCTTGGGGTCGTCCAGGATGAGGGCGTACTCCCGGTTGGCGGCGAAGGAGCTTCCCGTGAGGTTCATGGTCCCCACCCAGGCCCGCTTGCGGTCCACCACCAGGCTCTTCTCGTGGACGAAGACGAAGCGGAAGGGGGTGGTGAGCCTGACCTCCACCCCTCGCGCTTTAAGGGCCTGGAAGACCTCGAGGTCCACCCGCCCCCCCGAGGGCTCCCGCTCCAGGAGGACCCGCACCCGCACCCCCCGCCTCACCGCCTCCCCCAGGGCCTCCACCACGTCCATGCGGCTTGGGGTCCAGAGGTACATCTTCACCAGGATCTCCTCCCGGGCGGAGGCGATGAGGTCCAGGAGGGGCTTGACCCCGTCCTCGGGCTCCACCACGAGGCGGGGCGCCGCCAGGGCCAGGGGGAGGAGCCAGAGCAAAAGGAGGAAACGCCTCATGGCCACCCAAAGCATACCCGGGCGTTCCGGTCGGTGAGGGCTTCCGCCTCGGCGAAGGCCAGGCCCCGCGCCTCCGCGAGCTTCTCCAGGGTGAAGCGCACGTAGTGGGGGCGGTTCCGCCTGCCCCGGAAGGGCTCCGGGGGGAGGAAGGGGGTGTCGGTTTCCACCAGGAGCCTGTCCTCGGGGAGCCGGGCCGCGGCCTCGCGCAGGGCGGCGTTTTTCCTGTAGGTGAGGGGCCCGGCGAAGCTGAAGTAGGCCCCCACCTCCAGGCCCGCCGCCTCCAGGGCGGGGTGGCCCCCGTAGGCGTGGAGGACGACCCGCTTGGGCCGGTGGAGGAGGAGCCAGGCGGCCAGGTCCTCCTCGGCCTTGCCGTCCTTGCTCCGCACGTGGAGGACCAGGGGAAGGCCCATGGCCTCCGCCAGGGCCGCCTGGAAGTCCAGGGCCTTGAGCTGGGCGGCCCTGGTCTCCGGGGTCCAGTAGTAGTCCAGGCCCGTCTCCCCGATGGCCCGCACCCGCTCGCTTCGGGCGTAGTGGCGGAGGGCCTCCTCCACCTCGGGGGAGAGGAGGTGGGCGCTCGTGGGGTGGAGGCCCACCGCGGCGTAGACGTTCCCTTGGGCCAGGCTTAGGGTCTTCTCCCAGCGGGTTGGGTCCACCCCCAGGGTGAGCACGGCCCGCAGGGTGGGGAGGTGGGCTATGGCCTCGGCGAGCTCCTCGGGTTCCAGGAAGTCCAGGTGGGCGTGGGTGTCGGTCACGGGACCACTTTATACCCTTTCTTCCCTTCGTCCGACCGGCCCAGGGAAGCTTCCTAGAGGCCTTTGGCCGGGGCCCCCATGCTGGCGCAAGCCGGCATAGGGTGGGATTACGGCCTCCCGTGCTTCCCCTCCAGCCCTTTCAGGTCCACGCCGGGGTAGCCCCGGGGGAGGAGGCCCCGCTCCCAGGCGCCTTGGAGGAGGGCCTCGCGGAAGTCCGGGTGGGCGATGGCGATGAGGGCCTTGGCCCTTTCCCTTAGGGAGCGGCCGAAGAGCTCGGCCACGCCCCACTCCGTGACCACGTAGTGCACGTCCGCCCGGGTGGTGACCACCCCCGCCCCCGGCTTGAGGTAGGGGACGATGCGGCTTTGGCCCTTGGCCGTGGAGGGCAGGGCGATGATGGGCTTTCCTCCCTCGCTCCTTGCCGCCCCCCGGATGAAGTCCAGCTGGCCGCCGAAGCCGGAGTAGATTCGGGTGCCGATGGAGTCCGCCACCACCTGGCCCGTGAGGTCCACCTCAATGGCCGAGTTGATGGCCACCATCTTGCGGTTTTGGGCGATGACGAAGGGGTCGTTCACGTAGTCGGCGGGGTGGAGCTCAAAGAGGGGGTTGTCGTGGACGAAGCGGTAGAGCCGCTCCGAGCCCAGGACGAAGGTGCCCACGATCTTCCCGGGGTGGAGGGACTTCCTGGCCCCGGTGATGAGGCCCTTTTCCCAGGCCTCGAGGACCCCGTCCGAGATCATCTCCGTGTGGACCCCGAGGTCCTTGCGGCCCTCCAGGCTCGCCAGGACCGCGTCGGGGATGGCCCCGATGCCCATCTGCAGGGTGGCCCCGTCCTCAATGAGGCCCGCCACGTGCTCCCCGATCCTCCGCTCCACCTCGCCAAACCCCTCCCGCTTGAGCTCCGGCAGCGGCCAGTCCACCTCCACGATGGCGGTGAAGCGGGAGACGTGGACGAAGGTGTCCCCCAGGGTTCTCGGCATCCTGGGGTTCACCATGGCGATAACGATGGGGGCGGTCTCCACCGCCGCCTTCGTGGCGATCACCTCCACCCCCAAGGAGCAGAAGCCGTGCTCGTCCGGAGGCGACACCTGGACGATGGCCGCGTCCAGGGGGAGGATGCCCCGCTTGAAGAGCCAGGGCACCTGGTGGAGCATGACGGGCACGTAGTCGGCCCGGCCCTGGTTCACCGCCTCCCGGTCGGCGGGGCCCACGAAGAGGGAGCGCCTTCTGAAGTGCCCCTCCATTTCCAAAGAGGCGAAGGGGTCTTCCCCCATCTGCAGGAGGTGGACGAGCTCCACGTTTTCCAGCTCGTCCTTGCGGGCGGCGAGGGCCTTGAGGAGGGGCGTGGGGGTGGCGGCGTTGCCGGAGACGAAGACCCGCATCCCGGACCGGATCAGGCCCACGGCGTCCTCGGGGGAGGTGAGCTTCTTGCGGTAGCTCATTCTAGGTGGCCTCCTTTCTCGCCGAAGAGGAGGTAGGCCCCCTGGCGGAGCTCGGGAAGGGCCAGGGGGTCGTCCGCCATCCGCAGCAGGAAGGGCAAGAGGGTGGCGGTGAGGGCGTGGCTTGCGGTGCGGGGGACGAGGGCGGGGACGTTGGGGAGGCAGAAGTGGGTGACGCCCATCTCCTGGTAGATCCCGGGGCGGCTGGTTTCCGAGACGCCCCCCTGGTCTATGGCGAAGTCCAGGAGGACGCTTCCGGGGCGCATGCGGGCGAGGAGGCTGCGGGTGAGGAGAAGGGGGGTGCGCTCCCCGGGGACGGCCACCGCCCCCACCAGGACGTCGGCGAAGGCCACGTAGCGCTCCAGGCGGTCCTGGGTGACGAGGGCGGTGATGGCCCCCGGGGCCTCCCGGGCGGCCTCCTCCAGCGGGGGAAGGGCCCGGTCCAGGAGGTGGACCGAGGCCCCCGCGCCCAGAAAGGCCCGCGCCGCCGCCCGGCCCAAAACCCCCGCCCCCAGGACGACCACGTCCGCCGGGGGGATGCCCACCAGGCCGGAGAGGAGGATGCCCGGGCCCTGAGGGGCCTCGAGGAGCCGCCCGGCGAGCTGGGGGGCCATGCGCCCGGCGATCTCGCTCATGGCCTTTAGGACGGGGCGGCGGCCCTCCTCGCCCACCAGCTCGTAGCCGATGGCGGTGAGGCCCTTTTGGGCCATGGCTTCCACCAGGGGGCTTTCCGCCACCGCCAGGTGGAGGAAGGCCATGAGGACGGCGTTTTTGCGCATGAGCCCCACCTCCTCGAGGGTGGGGCGGGCCACCTTGAGCACCACCTGGGGGCGGCCGAAGGCCTCCTCCCGGCCCACGAGCCTGGCCCCCGCTTCCTCGTAGGCCTTGTCGGGAAAGCCCGCCCCCTCCCCCGCGCCCCGCTCCACGTAGACCCGGTGCCCCGAGGCGACGAGCTCCCGCACCCCCTGGGGCGTGAGGGGGACCCGCCTTTCCGGGATCTCCCGGCCCGACCGTTCTTTGGGCACGCCGAATTCCATGCCCCAAGCCTACGCCGAAAGCCCCGGGGCGGATGTCCTTGGGGAAGAGGCCCCATGGGGTGCTTGGGCGTTCCGCGCCCTGCGTGCTTACGGCCCGGAAGCGCCCCAGGGGCCTCCCCGTTTAGACCCGGATGGTGACCCGGGCTCCCGTCTCAAAGAGGTGGATGGAGTCTATGAAGCGCACCACCCGTGTGGCGTGGCCCATGACGATGGAGTGGGTCCTGGCCCCGCCCCCGAAGAAGCGCACGCCCTCTAGGATGTCCCCGTCGGTGATGCCCGTGGCGGCGAAGACGATCTCCCGCCCCGGGGCCAGGTCCTCCGTGCGGTAGACCCGGTTCTCGTCCCCGCCCATGGCCTTGAGCCGCGCCCTTTCCTCCTCGTTTTGCGGGACGAAGCGGGCCTGGATCTCCCCGCCCAGGCACTTTAAGGCGGCGGCGGCCAAGACCCCTTCCGGGGCCCCGCCGATGCCCATCACCGCGTGGACCCCCGTGCCCCGGATGGCCGCCGCCAGGGCGGCGATCACGTCCCCGTCAGAGATGAGCTTGACCCTGGCCCCCGCCTCCCGGATCTCCCGGATGAGCC
This region of Thermus thermophilus genomic DNA includes:
- a CDS encoding phospholipase D-like domain-containing protein, whose protein sequence is MLWVAMRRFLLLLWLLPLALAAPRLVVEPEDGVKPLLDLIASAREEILVKMYLWTPSRMDVVEALGEAVRRGVRVRVLLEREPSGGRVDLEVFQALKARGVEVRLTTPFRFVFVHEKSLVVDRKRAWVGTMNLTGSSFAANREYALILDDPKQVAEIARVFEADWEGQRLDLSRALLVWAPSRVLGGVKEGNARETLLALIRGAQRELFLEHQAMADPEVEAALKEALGRGVRVRILGSPQEPGDTYFLAGALRLKEAGALVRFLPDPYVHAKVLVRDGEEALLGSLNLSANSIQANRELAVRLAAREAPEAFRRLLSVMEGDWEKALPENPFALPPVEGVIPWQEAPRYFGRVATVEGVIQAVEERGTVAFLKFGPGESDLRLVVFPRSYGLFRQPFPESYLGKRVRARGRIVLYAGYYEIVLEGPENLEVVDGGP
- a CDS encoding TatD family hydrolase; the protein is MTDTHAHLDFLEPEELAEAIAHLPTLRAVLTLGVDPTRWEKTLSLAQGNVYAAVGLHPTSAHLLSPEVEEALRHYARSERVRAIGETGLDYYWTPETRAAQLKALDFQAALAEAMGLPLVLHVRSKDGKAEEDLAAWLLLHRPKRVVLHAYGGHPALEAAGLEVGAYFSFAGPLTYRKNAALREAAARLPEDRLLVETDTPFLPPEPFRGRRNRPHYVRFTLEKLAEARGLAFAEAEALTDRNARVCFGWP
- a CDS encoding acetyl-CoA hydrolase/transferase family protein; the protein is MSYRKKLTSPEDAVGLIRSGMRVFVSGNAATPTPLLKALAARKDELENVELVHLLQMGEDPFASLEMEGHFRRRSLFVGPADREAVNQGRADYVPVMLHQVPWLFKRGILPLDAAIVQVSPPDEHGFCSLGVEVIATKAAVETAPIVIAMVNPRMPRTLGDTFVHVSRFTAIVEVDWPLPELKREGFGEVERRIGEHVAGLIEDGATLQMGIGAIPDAVLASLEGRKDLGVHTEMISDGVLEAWEKGLITGARKSLHPGKIVGTFVLGSERLYRFVHDNPLFELHPADYVNDPFVIAQNRKMVAINSAIEVDLTGQVVADSIGTRIYSGFGGQLDFIRGAARSEGGKPIIALPSTAKGQSRIVPYLKPGAGVVTTRADVHYVVTEWGVAELFGRSLRERAKALIAIAHPDFREALLQGAWERGLLPRGYPGVDLKGLEGKHGRP
- a CDS encoding alanine dehydrogenase, with product MEFGVPKERSGREIPERRVPLTPQGVRELVASGHRVYVERGAGEGAGFPDKAYEEAGARLVGREEAFGRPQVVLKVARPTLEEVGLMRKNAVLMAFLHLAVAESPLVEAMAQKGLTAIGYELVGEEGRRPVLKAMSEIAGRMAPQLAGRLLEAPQGPGILLSGLVGIPPADVVVLGAGVLGRAAARAFLGAGASVHLLDRALPPLEEAAREAPGAITALVTQDRLERYVAFADVLVGAVAVPGERTPLLLTRSLLARMRPGSVLLDFAIDQGGVSETSRPGIYQEMGVTHFCLPNVPALVPRTASHALTATLLPFLLRMADDPLALPELRQGAYLLFGEKGGHLE